The segment AGTTCTTCCTTTGTCATCATTCTACCATTACCGGAAAATATTATGTTCGACATCAAGTTTTTTGCTATTTTAAGTAACACTTTGTATTTGTTATCAGCAAATGGAGGAGCAGTTCAAGACACTGATTGTTCTTTCTCACTATCTGGAGGTACGCATTTTCTTTGTTCAGTAATTTGTGAACAGTGATGGGATTGATGATTGTACTTTACCTACTGCATTTGTAGACAGGAAGATTTCGTCAGTTCTGGGATGAAGCAGCTAAAAATCGTCATATAGTCGAGGCTGTACCGGGTAATAAAATGTGATGAGATGAATTTTTTGTTTGAATTGATAAACAATGCATCcactttctttttttgtttttttttgttttttttgtgtgtgtggctCTCACTAGAGGATTGAATGCAGGTTTTGAGCAAGCAATCCAGACGTATGCCATTCATGTCCTCTCCCTGACTTACCAGAAGATTCCAAGACCTGTACTTGCTGAGGTATGTTATATGCATTTGTAGTTGTGAGTTCAGACTATCGAATCTGTCCCTATCTGTacttatatgtgtgatatgtcAAACTTATGCATTAGTTTTGGGTGTGGGACAGGCTATTAACATCGAAGGTCTATCCTTGGACAAATTCCTTGAACACCAGGCGGCCAACAGCGGTTGGATTCTTGAGAAGGGTCATGGCAGGGGTCAACTTATAGTCCTACCTCGAAACGAATTTAACCATCCTGAGCTGAAGAAAAGCGCTGCTGATAGTGTTCCATTGGAGCACATCACCCGTATTTTC is part of the Gossypium arboreum isolate Shixiya-1 chromosome 5, ASM2569848v2, whole genome shotgun sequence genome and harbors:
- the LOC108487135 gene encoding eukaryotic translation initiation factor 3 subunit K, with the translated sequence MVRERETPKQQQQVSYTVEQLVAVNPYNPDILPDLENYVNEQVSSQTYSLDANLCLLRLYQFEPERMSTQIVARILVKALMAMPAPDFSLCLFLIPERVQMEEQFKTLIVLSHYLETGRFRQFWDEAAKNRHIVEAVPGFEQAIQTYAIHVLSLTYQKIPRPVLAEAINIEGLSLDKFLEHQAANSGWILEKGHGRGQLIVLPRNEFNHPELKKSAADSVPLEHITRIFPILG